The window CCCTGCGCGCCGGCGTCGAGGTGTTTCACTCGCTGCGCGGCATCCTGAAGAAAAGGGGGCTCGCCACGGGCGTGGGAGACGAGGGAGGATTCGCGCCCAGCCTCTCGTCGAACCGCGAGGCGGTGGAGGTGGTGCTCGAGGCGATCCGCCAGGCCGGCTACAGGGCTGGCGAGCAGGTGTGGATTGCGCTCGACGTCGCCGCGAGCGAGTTCTGGGACGAGGACAGGCCCGGTACGTACTTCTTCAAGAAGTCGGGCGATGCGCCGAAGAGCGCCGACGAGATGATCGCGCGCTACCAGGACTGGGTGCGCCAGTACCCCATCATCTCGATCGAGGATGGCCTCGCCGAGCAGGACTGGGACGGCTGGAAGAACCTGACCGGCGCGCTCGGATCCCGCGTGCAGCTGGTCGGGGACGACATTTTCGTCACCAACCCGGAGATCTTCAGGCGCGGGATCGATCGCGGCATCGGAAACTCGATTCTGATCAAGCTGAATCAGATCGGCACGGTCACCGAGACGCTCGACGCGATCGCGATGGCGCGCGAGTCGAAGTACACCGCCGTCATTTCACATCGAAGCGGCGAGACGGAAGACACGACGATCGCCGATCTCGCCGTCGGGACCGCGGCCGGCCAGATCAAGACCGGGTCGGCCAGCCGCTCCGACCGCGTGGCGAAGTACAACCAGCTCCTGCGGATCGAGGAGGCGCTGGGGAGCGAAGCCAGGTACGCGGGCAAGGCCGCAATCGGACCACTCACCTGAAATGCCACGACGTCTTCCCCTCGTCCTCATCGTCCTTGACGGGTTCGGCCTGCGCGAGTCGCGCGATCACAACGCGATCGCGCTGGCACGGACGCCGGTCTATCGCGATCTCCTCGCGCGCTACCCGCACGTCTCGCTCGTGGCCTCGGGCGAGGCGGTCGGGCTTCCCGCCGGCCAGATGGGGAATTCCGAGGTCGGCCACATGAACATGGGCGCGGGCCGCGTGGTCTACCAGGACCTGACGCGAATAGACAGGAGCATTCACGACGGCGATTTCGCCGGCAACCAGGCGCTCATCGACGGCATGGCGCCCGCCACCGACGGGCGGCACGCGCTGCACCTGATCGGCCTCGTCTCCGATGGCGGCGTTCACAGCCACCAGAACCACCTGCACGCGCTCATCGAGCTTGCACGGCGGCAGGGAGTGACGCGCGCGTTCGTGCACGTCATCACGGACGGGCGCGACACCTCCCCCACCGGCGCGGCGCGCTACATTCCGCGGCTCGAGGCGGCGCTGGCGGAGGCTGGCGCGGGGCGCATCGCGACCGTCAGCGGGCGCTACTACGCGATGGACCGCGACAAGCGGTGGGATCGCACCCAGCTCGCGTACGACGCCATCACGCTTGGACGGGCCGCCACCAGGGACACATCGGCGATCGGGATCGTCGAACGCTCCTACGCGGCCAACGTCACGGACGAGTTCGTCCGGCCATCGGTCGTCACCGATGCGCAGGGCCAGCCGGTGGGCGTGCTCGGCGACGGGGACGCGGTCATCTTCTTCAACTTCCGCGCGGACCGCGCGCGGCAGCTCACGCGCGCGATCGCGTTCGACGACTTCGACGGCTTCGCGCGCGCCGCGCACCCGAAGGTCTCGCGCTACACGACGATGACCGAATACGACCAGACGTACCGCCTGCCGGTCGCGTTCCCGCCCCAGAGCTTCACCGGGAACTTCGCCGAGGCGCTCGTGGCCGCGAACCTCGCGAATCTGCGGCTCGCCGAAACGGAGAAGTACGCGCACGTGACCTACTTCTTCAACTGCGGCGAGGAGCGCCCGTATTCGCGCGAGAATCGCCTCCTGATCCCCTCCCAGAAGGTGGCGACCTACGATCTCAAGCCGGAGATGAGCGCGCCGGGCATCGCCGACGCGCTCGTCGCCGACATCGACTCCCGCGCCCACGACGTCGTCATCTGCAACTTCGCCAACGCGGACATGGTCGGCCACACGGGCGATCTCGCCGCCACGATCAAGGCGGTCGAGACGCTCGACACCTGCCTCGGCAGGATCCTCACGTCATTGCAGAGGGCCGGAGGCGTCGCGATCGTCACGGCCGATCACGGCAACGCCGAGCAGATGTGGGACGACGAGCTGAAGTCGCCGCACACGGCGCACACGTCGAACCCGGTGCCGTTGATTCTCGTGGACGAGGCCGCTCGCGGCATCACGCTGCGCGAAGGCGGGTGGCTGCGGGACGTCGCGCCGACGATGTTAGGGTTGTTGGAGGTGTCCCTGCCGCGTGAGATGACGGGCAGGGACTTGAGAGAGATATGACGCTATTCAACCTCTTCCTGCGTCGTCTCGTCTGCGGCAATCCGCAACGAACGCAGGAAGCGGCGGTCGTTGGCGCTCATCTCCATCGGCCGCTTCTGCGGCGCGGCCTTGGCGGGGACCCCGACTTTGGCGAGAGCGTTCGTCGCAGGACGATTCACGAACCCGACGACGGCTTCGAGCGTGACTTTCATCTCGTAGCCGGCGGCGCGTGCTTTTTCCCGGCACGCTTCAACACGGGGATCGTCACTCGCGGCGGCAGCAATCGCGTCGGCCAGCTCGCGTGCCAACCGGTTCACGACGTCTTCCATGATCGGGACCTCCTCACCGCCGCCGGACTGGGAAACCGGAAGCGCCTGCCTCTGTCCAGCTGCACTGGGGGTGTGCCGCCGGTCGGGCCGCAAATTGGGTGAAGGCTTCTCTTTCGGGGAACTCCTGTCATTGTAAACGCCGATCGCGGCAGTGTCAATGAACGCGCGGGTCCCCCGCGATACAATTCGCCGATGCCTTCACAACGTCCCTACGTCGCGCCCGACGACCTGCGCGAATGGGACCCGCGGCGCGATCTTGGACAGCCCGGCGAGTTCCCGTTCACGCGTGGCATCCAGCCCACGATGTACCGCGGGCGGCTCTGGACCATGCGGCAGTATGCGGGGTTCGGGACCGCGGCGGAGTCGAACCAGCGGTATCGATATCTCCTCAGCCAGGGCGTCACCGGCCTGAGCGTCGCGTTCGATCTGCCCACCCAGATCGGCTACGACTCCGACCATCCGCTCGCGGCGGGCGAGGTCGGGCGGGTCGGCGTGGCGATCGACACGATCGACGACCTCGCGCTGCTCTTCGACGGGATCCCGCTCGACAAGGTCTCCACGTCGATGACGATCAACGCGACGGCGATCATCCTGCTCGCGCTCTACGTCGCGGTGGCGAAGCGCCAGGGCGTCGACCCGCGGAAGCTCTCGGGCACGGTGCAGAACGACGTGCTCAAGGAGTACGTCGCGCGCGGCACGTACATCTACCCGCCGCGCGCGTCGCTGCGGATCATCACGGACATCTTCGCGTACTGCGACCGCGAGCTGCCCGAGTGGAACACGATTTCGATCAGCGGGTATCACATCCGCGAGGCCGGCTCGACCGCGGTCCAGGAAGTGGCGTTCACCCTCGCCAACGCGATCGCCTACGTCGAGGCGGCGCGGGCGGCGGGGCTCGACATCGATCGGCTGGGACAACGGCTCTCGTTCTTCTTCAACGCGCACAACGACTTCATCGAGGAAGTCGCGAAGTTCCGCGCCGCGCGGCGGCTGTGGGCCCGCCTGATGCGCGAGCGCTTCGGATCGAAGAACCCGCGCGCGCAGCAGCTCCGCTTCCACACGCAGACCGCCGGCAGCACGCTCACCGCGCAGCAGCCGGACAACAACATCGTCCGCGTCGCGATCCAGGCGATGGCCGCGGTGCTCGGCGGCACCCAGTCGCTCCACTGCAACGGCCGTGACGAAGCGCTGGCGCTCCCGACGGAGGAGTCCGCCCGCATCGCGCTGCGCACGCAGCAGATCATCGGCTACGAGACGGGCGTTCCGAACACGATCGACCCGTTTGCGGGTTCGTACGCCGTGGAGTCGAAGACGAACGAGATCGAAGCGGGGGCGCGCGACCTGATCGCCCAGATCGACCGCCTGGGCGGAACGCTGAGCGCGATCGAGGCGGGCTTCATCCAGAAACAGATCCAGGACTCGGCGTACCGCGCGCAGCAGGCGATCGACAGCCGCGAGGCGATCGTCGTGGGGCTGAACCGCCACGACACCGACGAGCCGTCACGCATCGAGCTCCTCCGGATCGACGCCGATCTCGAACAGCGGCAGGCGGCGCGCACGCGCGCGTTCCGTGCGGCGCGGAACGAGGCGGAGTGCCGCGCCGCGCTCGCCACGGTGTCCGGGACCGCCCGCGGGACCGGCAACCTCGTGCCGGCCGTCATCGCAGCCGTGGAGGCGCGCGCCACGCTCGGCGAGGTCGCCGACGCGATGCGGCAGGTGTTCGGCGAGCACCGCGAGACCGATACTGGGAGCTGATGGCCGACGCGCCGCTCCTCGGCGTCCGCAACCTGACGACGATCGTCGACCTGCCGGGCGGACCGGCCGCGGCCGTGGACCGGGTCAGCTTCGAGGTTCGCGCGGGCGAGACGCTGTGCCTCGTCGGCGAATCCGGAAGCGGCAAGTCGATGACGGCGCTCTCGATCCTCCGGCTGGCGCCGCCGGCGGCCCGCGTCGCCGCCGGATCGATCCTGTTCAAGGGGCGGGACCTGCTGGCGCTCGACGAGCGCGACATGCGGGAGATCCGCGGCGGCGAGATCGGCCTGATCTTCCAGGAGCCCGCGAGCGCGCTGGACCCGGTCTTCAGCATCGGCGCGCAGATCGCGGAGACGCTCGTGGCGCACGGCCGCGCCGCGACGAGGCGCGACGCCCGCGCCCAGGCGATTGACCTCCTCCGCCGCGTCAGCATCCCGGAACCCCAACGGCGCGTGGACGAGTATCCCCACCAGTTGTCCGGGGGGCTCCGCCAGCGCGCCACGATCGCGCTCGCGATCGCCTGCGCTCCCGCCCTGCTCATCGCCGACGAGCCCACGACGGCGCTCGATGTCACGACCCAGGCGCAAGTGCTCGACCTGCTCGAGGAAATGCGCGACGTGTTCCGGCTGGCGCTGCTCCTCATCACGCACGACCTGGGGATCGTGGCCGGGAGGGCGGACCGAGTGGCGGTGATGTATGCCGGGCGGATCGTCGAGCAGGCGCCGGTCCGCGATCTGTTCCGCGATCCGAAGCACCCCTACACCCGCGGGCTGCTGGCCTCGGTTCCCGGCGGCGCGCCGCGACGCCCGCTCGCGGCGATTCCCGGCAACGTCCCGGCGCTTGGCGCGTTTCCGATCG is drawn from Acidobacteriota bacterium and contains these coding sequences:
- the eno gene encoding phosphopyruvate hydratase — protein: MKIDRIKGREVLDSRGNPTVEVELTLEGGSSGRAAVPSGASTGTREALELRDGEKSRYFGKGVRKAVSHVNHEIAKALHARNADQRAVDDFLRTLDATPNKARLGANAMLGVSMALAHAMARAAGVPLHAHLAKLAGTRGGVLPVPMMNILNGGAHADSNVDFQEFMVVPAGLPTFAEALRAGVEVFHSLRGILKKRGLATGVGDEGGFAPSLSSNREAVEVVLEAIRQAGYRAGEQVWIALDVAASEFWDEDRPGTYFFKKSGDAPKSADEMIARYQDWVRQYPIISIEDGLAEQDWDGWKNLTGALGSRVQLVGDDIFVTNPEIFRRGIDRGIGNSILIKLNQIGTVTETLDAIAMARESKYTAVISHRSGETEDTTIADLAVGTAAGQIKTGSASRSDRVAKYNQLLRIEEALGSEARYAGKAAIGPLT
- a CDS encoding 2,3-bisphosphoglycerate-independent phosphoglycerate mutase, with the translated sequence MPRRLPLVLIVLDGFGLRESRDHNAIALARTPVYRDLLARYPHVSLVASGEAVGLPAGQMGNSEVGHMNMGAGRVVYQDLTRIDRSIHDGDFAGNQALIDGMAPATDGRHALHLIGLVSDGGVHSHQNHLHALIELARRQGVTRAFVHVITDGRDTSPTGAARYIPRLEAALAEAGAGRIATVSGRYYAMDRDKRWDRTQLAYDAITLGRAATRDTSAIGIVERSYAANVTDEFVRPSVVTDAQGQPVGVLGDGDAVIFFNFRADRARQLTRAIAFDDFDGFARAAHPKVSRYTTMTEYDQTYRLPVAFPPQSFTGNFAEALVAANLANLRLAETEKYAHVTYFFNCGEERPYSRENRLLIPSQKVATYDLKPEMSAPGIADALVADIDSRAHDVVICNFANADMVGHTGDLAATIKAVETLDTCLGRILTSLQRAGGVAIVTADHGNAEQMWDDELKSPHTAHTSNPVPLILVDEAARGITLREGGWLRDVAPTMLGLLEVSLPREMTGRDLREI
- a CDS encoding methylmalonyl-CoA mutase: MPSQRPYVAPDDLREWDPRRDLGQPGEFPFTRGIQPTMYRGRLWTMRQYAGFGTAAESNQRYRYLLSQGVTGLSVAFDLPTQIGYDSDHPLAAGEVGRVGVAIDTIDDLALLFDGIPLDKVSTSMTINATAIILLALYVAVAKRQGVDPRKLSGTVQNDVLKEYVARGTYIYPPRASLRIITDIFAYCDRELPEWNTISISGYHIREAGSTAVQEVAFTLANAIAYVEAARAAGLDIDRLGQRLSFFFNAHNDFIEEVAKFRAARRLWARLMRERFGSKNPRAQQLRFHTQTAGSTLTAQQPDNNIVRVAIQAMAAVLGGTQSLHCNGRDEALALPTEESARIALRTQQIIGYETGVPNTIDPFAGSYAVESKTNEIEAGARDLIAQIDRLGGTLSAIEAGFIQKQIQDSAYRAQQAIDSREAIVVGLNRHDTDEPSRIELLRIDADLEQRQAARTRAFRAARNEAECRAALATVSGTARGTGNLVPAVIAAVEARATLGEVADAMRQVFGEHRETDTGS
- a CDS encoding ABC transporter ATP-binding protein, producing MADAPLLGVRNLTTIVDLPGGPAAAVDRVSFEVRAGETLCLVGESGSGKSMTALSILRLAPPAARVAAGSILFKGRDLLALDERDMREIRGGEIGLIFQEPASALDPVFSIGAQIAETLVAHGRAATRRDARAQAIDLLRRVSIPEPQRRVDEYPHQLSGGLRQRATIALAIACAPALLIADEPTTALDVTTQAQVLDLLEEMRDVFRLALLLITHDLGIVAGRADRVAVMYAGRIVEQAPVRDLFRDPKHPYTRGLLASVPGGAPRRPLAAIPGNVPALGAFPIGCAFAPRCPDRFEPCDAATPALTAPGFSRLVRCYLHSPDAEPPGLEPAGITRTGAVD